CGGCGTGGCGATCATGTGCGTGCTGTGACCCGCGAACAGCGCGCTTCCAGGCTTGGGCGTTTCGAGGGTGCCGCGCTCGAGGTCTCTCATCACGGAGCTTGGAACGTCAATGCGATACCGGTGGATCACCTCAAGGGCATCGGCGCAGGTGGACGCATCGGGCACGGTAGGGCCGCTGGCAATCACGGCCAAGTCGTCGCCCGGTACGTCGCTGATGGCCAACGTGACCACCCGCGCGGGATGGCACGCCGCAGCCAGCCTGCCGCCCTTGATGCGCGAAAGGTGCTTGCGCAGCGTGTTCATCTCATGGATGGTGGCGCCACTGGCCAGCAACTGCTGGTTGATCCGCTGCTTGTCGGCCAGCGTCAAGCCTTCGGCGGGCAGCGTAAGCAAGGACGACCCTCCGCCAGAAATGAGACAGATCACCAGATCGTCCTGGGATAGACCGGCAGTGAGTGCAAGCATGCGCTGTGCAGCGGCTTCGCCTGCCTCGTCCGGCACCGGGTGGGCGGCCTCCACGATCTCTATCCTGGACGCTGCAGCATTGCGGTGCTGAGGGGGAACGTGCCCATACCGTGTGACCACAACGCCGGATAGCGGCGCATCTACCGGCCAGGCTTTCTCAAGCCCATGGGCCATCGCGCCCGCGGCCTTGCCCGCGCCCAGCACCAGGGTGCGCCCTGTCGGCAAGCCCGGAAGATGACTCTCCATCGCCATAGCGGGCTGGGCCCGCCTCACAGCAATGTCAAAGAGTTGGCGAAGGAACTGCGCGGGCTCGGAGATGCTCAGTTCCAGGGGCACGGATGCAAGGGTCATCCCCGCAATCTAAACCTTTTTTCCTTCGATCAGCCAAGTGGGCTTGCAAGCGCTGAAAAATGCGGTATAGTTCGTCCCCTTCGATGTCTAGCGCCAAACAGCGCAGGGCAACGAAAACCCTAAGGTTTGACAGGTTTTTCAAGAACATGCCATAATCGAGGGCTTCGCTGATCGGTGGTAACGCTGATTGGTGGCAGTCAAGGTTTGCAGCTAAGCGGACCGGGATTGCCGGGTTGGAAGGTTCTGCGGTTTTATCGCAAACGAATCGAAAGACCCCGAAGGTTGACAGGTTATTAAAAACTCTGTCATAATTGAGGGCTCAGTTGATCGCAACTGAGTTGCTTCAGAAGAAATTCTGAAGCGGTTCATTAAAAATATACAGCCGATAAGCGTGGGCGTTTGATGGCGAATTGCCAAAGTCTTTCAGACTATCAAATGCTCATGAAGAACTGAAGTGAAGTTCACTTCAATTCCGTTTTAATGAGTTAACTCGAAAGAGTATAAATTTCAAGATCGAACTGTAGAGTTTGATCCTGGCTCAGATTGAACGCTGGCGGAATGCTTTACACATGCAAGTCGAACGGCAGCACAGGTGCTTGCACCTGGTGGCGAGTGGCGAACGGGTGAGTAATACATCGGAACGTGCCCAGACGTGGGGGATAGCTCGGCGAAAGCCGAATTAATACCGCATACGATCTACGGATGAAAGCGGGGGATCGCAAGACCTCGCGCGTTTGGAGCGGCCGATGGCAGATTAGGTTGTTGGTGGGGTAAAGGCTTACCAAGCCTGCGATCTGTAGCTGGTCTGAGAGGACGACCAGCCACACTGGGACTGAGACACGGCCCAGACTCCTACGGGAGGCAGCAGTGGGGAATTTTGGACAATGGGCGAAAGCCTGATCCAGCCATTCCGCGTGCAGGATGAAGGCCCTCGGGTTGTAAACTGCTTTTGTACGGAACGAAAAGCTCTCTTCTAATACAGGAGGGTCATGACGGTACCGTAAGAATAAGCACCGGCTAACTACGTGCCAGCAGCCGCGGTAATACGTAGGGTGCAAGCGTTAATCGGAATTACTGGGCGTAAAGCGTGCGCAGGCGGTTTTGTAAGACAGAGGTGAAATCCCCGGGCTCAACCTGGGAACTGCCTTTGTGACTGCAAGGCTGGAGTGCGGCAGAGGGGGATGGAATTCCGCGTGTAGCAGTGAAATGCGTAGATATGCGGAGGAACACCGATGGCGAAGGCAATCCCCTGGGCCTGCACTGACGCTCATGCACGAAAGCGTGGGGAGCAAACAGGATTAGATACCCTGGTAGTCCACGCCCTAAACGATGTCAACTGGTTGTTGGGAATTCATTTTCTCAGTAACGAAGCTAACGCGTGAAGTTGACCGCCTGGGGAGTACGGCCGCAAGGTTGAAACTCAAAGGAATTGACGGGGACCCGCACAAGCGGTGGATGATGTGGTTTAATTCGATGCAACGCGAAAAACCTTACCCACCTTTGACATGTACGGAAGTTTCTAGAGATAGATTCGTGCTCGAAAGAGAGCCGTAACACAGGTGCTGCATGGCTGTCGTCAGCTCGTGTCGTGAGATGTTGGGTTAAGTCCCGCAACGAGCGCAACCCTTGCCATTAGTTGCTACATTTAGTTGGGCACTCTAATGGGACTGCCGGTGACAAACCGGAGGAAGGTGGGGATGACGTCAAGTCCTCATGGCCCTTATAGGTGGGGCTACACACGTCATACAATGGCTGGTACAAAGGGTTGCCAACCCGCGAGGGGGAGCTAATCCCATAAAGCCAGTCGTAGTCCGGATCGCAGTCTGCAACTCGACTGCGTGAAGTCGGAATCGCTAGTAATCGTGGATCAGAATGTCACGGTGAATACGTTCCCGGGTCTTGTACACACCGCCCGTCACACCATGGGAGCGGGTTCTGCCAGAAGTGGTTAGCCTAACCGTAAGGAGGGCGATCACCACGGCAGGGTTCGTGACTGGGGTGAAGTCGTAACAAGGTAGCCGTATCGGAAGGTGCGGCTGGATCACCTCCTTTCTGGAAAACAGCAATTCAATTCAAACGTCCACACTTATCGGTTGTTGGAAGGTGTCGCCAGCGGTCTGGGCTAGCTTGGCTCGTTAAGCGACCGACTTGGGTCTGTAGCTCAGTTGGTTAGAGCACCGTCTTGATAAGGCGGGGGTCGTTGGTTCGAGACCAACCAGACCCACCATCCCCACATCCATCCGATTTTGGGGGATTAGCTCAGCTGGGAGAGCACCTGCTTTGCAAGCAGGGGGTCGTCGGTTCGATCCCGTCATCCTCCACCATTTGTTCATATCAAAGCATCCTCTGGGTGTTTTGATATTGGCATTGCCAATAAATGAGTCGAAAGACTCCGGCTGTTCTTTAAAAATTCATAGAGTCGAATCAGCGTTGTCGACGGAAAGAGCAAATTCGTAAAGGTTTTAGCTCGCCGTGCCGTCGACAACAATTTTTGATTGCGTCAAAACGAATTCAGCTTGTCTGATATTCGAGTAATTTGAGCTTTGGCTCAATTACGGCATAACGCGTCAGGTGAAAGACCTGACAAGTTAACTTGATTGATTTTGTGTTTCGTGAGAAACGTCAAAGTTATAGGGTCAAGTGACTAAGAGCATGTGGTGGATGCCTTGGCGATGATAGGCGACGAAGGACGTGATAGCCTGCGATAAGCTTCGGGGAGCTGGCAAATTAGCTTTGATCCGGAGATTTCCGAATGGGGAAACCCACCGAAAGGTATCTTCAGCTGAATACATAGGCTGTTGAGGCGAACCGGGTGAACTGAAACATCTCAGTAGCTCGAGGAAAAGACATCAACCGAGATTCCGAAAGTAGTGGCGAGCGAAATCGGATAAGCCTTCTAGTGATAGCACGACTGTTAGCAAAACGGTTTGGAAAAGCCGACCATAGCAGGTGATAGTCCTGTATGCGAAAGCAGACGTGTGGTACTAGGCTAGAGAAAAGTAGGGCGGGACACGTGTAATCCTGTCTGAACATGGGGGGACCATCCTCCAAGGCTAAATACTCATCATCGACCGATAGTGAACTAGTACCGTGAGGGAAAGGCGAAAAGAACCCCGGGAGGGGAGTGAAATAGATCCTGAAACCGCATGCTTACAAAAAGTCGGAGCCCTTCGGGGTGACGGCGTACCTTTTGTATAATGGGTCAGCGACTTACATTCAGTGGCAAGGTTAACCGAATAGGGAAGCCGAAGAGAAATCGAGTCCGAATAGGGCGAATAGTCGCTGGGTGTAGACCCGAAACCAGGTGATCTATCCATGGCCAGGATGAAGGTGCCGTAACAGGTACTGGAGGTCCGAACCGACTAGTGTTGCAAAACTAGCGGATGAGCTGTGGATAGGGGTGAAAGGCTAAACAAACCTGGAAATAGCTGGTTCTCTCCGAAAACTATTTAGGTAGTGCCTCAAGTATTACCTGCGGGGGTAGAGCACTGTTTTGGCTAGGGGGTCATGGCGACTTACCAAACCAAGGCAAACTCCGAATACCGCAGAGTACAGCTTGGGAGACAGTGCACCGGGTGCTAACGTCCGGACACAAGAGGGAAACAACCCAGACCGCCAGCTAAGGTCCCTAAAATTGGCTAAGTGGGAAACGAAGTGGGAAGGCTAAAACAGTCAGGATGTTGGCTTAGAAGCAGCCATCATTTAAAGAAAGCGTAATAGCTCACTGATCGAGTCGTCCTGCGCGGAAGATGTAACGGGGCTAAGCCAGTTACCGAAGCTGCGGATGCACAGTAATGTGCGTGGTAGGAGAGCGTTCTGTAAGCCTGTGAAGGTGGCTTGTAAAGGCTGCTGGAGGTATCAGAAGTGCGAATGCTGACATGAGTAGCGTTAAAGCGGGTGAAAAGCCCGCTCGCCGTAAGCGCAAGGTTTTCTACGCAACGTTCATCGGCGTAGAGTAAGTCGGCCCCTAAGGCGAGGCAGAGATGCGTAGCTGATGGGAAACAGGTCAATATTCCTGTACCGATGTATAGTGCGATGTGGGGACGGATCCTAATAGGTCATCCAGTTATTGGATTCTGGTTTAGGCAGATGTAGGCGACAGGTAGGTAAATCCGCTTGTTATATACCGAGGCTGCCGATCGAGCGAGCTTGCTCGCGAAGTGACTGAACGGGGTTCCAGGAAAAGCCACTAAGCTTCAGCTATACACGACCGTACCGCAAACCGACACTGGTGCGCGAGATGAGTATTCTAAGGCGCTTGAGAGAACTCTGGAGAAGGAACTCGGCAAATTGACACCGTAACTTCGGGAGAAGGTGTGCCCTAGTAGTGTGATGAGAACATCTGAGCATGAAAGGGTTGCAAAGAATAGGTGGCTGCGACTGTTTATCAAAAACACAGCACTCTGCAAACACGAAAGTGGACGTATAGGGTGTGACGCCTGCCCGGTGCTGGAAGATTAATTGATGGGGTGCAAGCTCTTGATCGAAGTCCCAGTAAACGGCGGCCGTAACTATAACGGTCCTAAGGTAGCGAAATTCCTTGTCGGGTAAGTTCCGACCTGCACGAATGGCGTAACGATGGCCACACTGTCTCCTCCAGAGACTCAGCGAAGTTGAAATGTTTGTGATGATGCAATCTCCCCGCGGAAAGACGGAAAGACCCCATGAACCTTTACTGTAGCTTTGTATTGGACTTTGAACAGATCTGTGTAGGATAGGTGGGAGGCTTTGAAGTGTGGTCGCTAGATCGCATGGAGCCAACGTTGAAATACCACCCTGGTGTGTTTGAGGTTCTAACCTAGGTCCCTTATCGGGATCGGGGACAGTGCATGGTAGGCAGTTTGACTGGGGCGGTCTCCTCCCAAAGTGTAACGGAGGAGTTCGAAGGTACGCTAGTTACGGTCGGACATCGTGACGATAGTGCAATGGCATAAGCGTGCTTAACTGCGAGACTGACAAGTCGAGCAGATGCGAAAGCAGGACATAGTGATCCGGTGGTTCTGTATGGAAGGGCCATCGCTCAACGGATAAAAGGTACTCTGGGGATAACAGGCTGATACCGCCCAAGAGTTCATATCGACGGCGGTGTTTGGCACCTCGATGTCGGCTCATCTCATCCTGGGGCTGTAGCCGGTCCCAAGGGTATGGCTGTTCGCCATTTAAAGAGGTACGTGAGCTGGGTTCAAAACGTCGTGAGACAGTTTGGTCCCTATCTTCCGTGGGCGCTGCAGATTTGAGAAAGCCTGCTCCTAGTACGAGAGGACCGGAGTGGACGCACCTCTGGTGTACCTGTTGTCACGCCCGTGGCATCGCAGGGTAGCTAAGTGCGGAAGAGATAACCGCTGAAAGCATCTAAGCGGGAAACTCGTTTCAAGATGAGATCTGCCGGGGCCTTGAGCCCCCTAAAGAGTCGTTCAAGACCAGGACGTTGATAGGCTGGGTGTGGAAGTGCAGTAATGCATTAAGCTAACCAGTACTAATTGCTCGTGCGGCTTGACCCTATAACTTTGATCAATCGATCAGGTGTTATGCCAAGTGACGCCAATCAAAACAAACTGATTCACTCTATGAATTCGTCGCCCTGACCTAGTCAGGCCGGCAAAAAGTTATGCCTGATGACCATAGCAAGGTGGTACCACTCCTTCCCATCCCGAACAGGACAGTGAAACGCCTTAGCGCCAATGATAGTGCGGATTCCCGTGTGAAAGTAGGACATCGTCAGGCTATTACAGCAGCAAACGCCCAGTCAGCAATGACTGGGCGTTTTGCTTTTGGGGGTGAAAATCCGCCGTCTGATGCCCGTGTTCAATGTTTCAATTGTGACCGGCTGCGAATTGATTGCGTTTTGGCCAGTCGCTCTACGACACAGGTCGTCTTGGTGCTCGTCGTCTCGTCGCGCGGTGAACACCCCTGAGCGCTATGATGCTGAGTACCTTCAACTCTGCATGTAGGAGCATCCGTGATTCTTCAAGGAAAAACCGCCCTGGTGACTGGGTCTACCAGCGGCATCGGCTTGGGCATCGCTATTGAGCTGGCCAAACAGGGCGCAAACATCGTCATGAATGGGTTTGGTGACGTGGACGGTGCCAAGGCGCAGATCTCCGCGCAGGGTGTCAAGGTCGAGTACCACGGCGCTGACATGTCCAAACCGGCCGAGATCGAGGACATGATGAACTCGGCTACGGCCGCTTTCGGCGGTGTCGATGTGCTGGTGAACAATGCCGGCATCCAGTTCGTGTCCAACGTTGAGGATTTTCCGACGGAGCGCTGGGACGCGATTATTGCCATCAACCTCTCTTCAGCCTTTCACACGACGCGCTTGGCGCTTCCCCACATGCAGCGGCAGAAGTGGGGACGGATCATCAACATCGCGTCCGTCCACGGGCTGGTGGCGTCAGCGGGTAAGTCCGCTTATGTTGCAGCCAAGCATGGTTTGGTCGGACTGACGAAAACCGTGGCACTCGAGACGGCCAAGACCGGGGTGACCTGCAATGCCATTTGTCCGGGCTGGGTGTTGACCCCTTTGGTGCAAAAGCAGATCGACGATCGCGCTGCGCGGGAGAAGATCAGCGCGGAAGACGCCACGCGTGAGTTGCTTCAGGAGAAGGAGCCGTCCTTGAAGTTCACCACGCCAGAGCAGCTGGGTGGACTGGCGGTGTTCTTCTGCTCGCCTGCCACGGACAACGTGACGGGGCAGTCCTGGGCGTCCGATGGCGGCTGGAGCGCTCAGTAAACCGGATCAATTGATAGAAATCCCGGCTGGCGCAGTCGGGATGTGCGCTTCCTGCTGCGTAATATATAGCGTTACCGGTTGGCATTGCACGCGCGGTGGCACAACCGAACGCTATGAATAGCGCTGTCGCGCGGCACGCAACGCCGGTCGACTAAATGTCACGGCTTGGCCGGGCGTTATGGTTTTCCTGGGCCTCAGAAGATAGCCAGGCGAGGCGCGTCTTATTTACAATCCGCGACTCACTTGACGTTCCCTATGTTCTATCAGAAGACCCACGAAGGTAAAGCTGCGTTGCGTGAGCGCGCGGCGCTGAGCCTGCGTGAACGTCAGGTCATGGTGCTGTTCAACGGCAATCGGTCGATGGCGGACCTGGTCGATCTGTTCGGCGAAAGCGTGGGTGTCGATGTCGAACACCTGAGACGCCGCGGTTTGATCGTGTTGCAACCCGGCCCGGCGCGACCGCCCGCAGCGGCAGCCTTCAGCGACTTGGCCGAGCCCGATTTGCCACCGCCGACGCAGTTTCTGGCCAGTACGATCGACGCGACTCTACCGTCGCTGGACATACCCGCCTCCGTGCCACGCATGTCCCTGGATCAGCTGACGGCACTGGCCGATGTGCCTCCGCCAAACTTCGCCGCACTGGCCGGCCACAAGGACGATGAGCTTGCGGCGGATGAGCCGCCCCGTCGCGGTTTCAAGAAGGGGCAGCTGGCTGCGGTGGTCAACGGGATCGACGCCGAGCACATGCCCCAGCGGTCCGCCCTGGCGGCGCAGATCTACATGACGCAGGTGTTGATGGCGCTCGCCACCGACGCGGCCACCCAGCTGATCGAGACCAGCGGCGACGTGCGCCACGACGTTGATGTGCTCCTTTACCTGGCGCAAGGCCTGGGCCACACCTATGCGGTGGCGGGTGAGGACGTGACGCTGCGTGTGGCCATGCGTGTCAGCCGCTTGTTGCCCGAGCGCGAGGTACCGATGCTGCTGGATTGCACGCTGGATTACACGCCCAGCGGTTTCAGCGTGCTGCTGTATGAATTCGTTCTGGCGGGCCGTGAAACCAGTTTTTGACCTGCGGCGGGTCCCAAGCGGCGCGCATCATTCCTCAGCTGACGCCCCATCTGTCGACCGGCGCCGCCTCAATGCGTTGGCAGCTCAGCGCCATGTCTGAAGCCTAAGCTCCGTCCACTCGGGCCGCATTCCAGCGCTGCCACTCTGGCCCGCAGGCAGCATCGATCTCAATAATCTCGGCGCGCCACGGATGAGGCAGTTGCAGCGATTGCGCGTGCAGCCACAGGCGCTGCATGCCCACCCAATTGGCGACGTCGCGGTTGAGTGGCCCTTTGCCGTGGGTGGCATCGCCCAGGATGGGGTGCGACAGGTGCTTGCAATGCCGCCGCAGCTGGTGACGGCGCCCGGTGTCGGGCATCAGCGCGACCAGGGCGCACCGCGTCTGGCTGAAAGCGCCATAGGGGATGGGCAGGGCGTACGTCGATAAACGCTGGAAATGCGTGACGGCATCCTGCACCTCGGTGGCGCTGCTGGTGCGGCGAGCATCGTCCAGCATCCGTTTCAGCGGATGGTCGATGCGCCCAGCTTCGGGCGGCCAGCCGCGCACCATGGCCAGGTAGCGCTTGCGGATCCCGTTGCTAGCAAAAAGAGAGCTGGTGGCGCTGGCTGTATCTGCGTCAAGCGCGAAAAGCAGCACGCCGCTGGTGCCTTTGTCCAGTCGGTGAACGGGCCAGACCGGCTGGCCGATCTGGTCGCGCAGCAGTTGAACGGCAAAGCGCGTCTCACCCGCGTCCAGGCCGGTGCGGTGCACCAACAGGCCGGCTGGCTTGTCGATGGCGATCAGGTGCGCGTCTTGGTACAAAATCGGCAGCATGCTCTTTGTATTGTCTCCGGCCAAAGCGCTGGACTATGAAAGCCCGCTGCCCGAAGCGGTGCCGCACACCAGCCCGGAGTTTGCCAAGCCCGCGGCCGAACTGATCGACGTGCTGCGCGCCTATTCGCCGCAGCAGGTGGCGCAGTTGATGCACCTGAGCGACCCGCTGTCGGCGCTTAACGTGGCGCGTTATGCGGCCTGGCGCCCGCGCTTCACGGCCAGCAATTCGCGCCAGGCGGTGCTGGCCTTCAACGGCGACGTGTACGGCGGCTTGCAGGCGCGCAGCCTGTCGCCCGCTGAGCTGGAATGGCTGCAGGCGCACCTTTGCATCTTGAGCGGCCTGTACGGCGTGCTGCGCCCGCTGGACTGGATGCAGCCCTACCGGCTGGAGATGGGCACGGCGCTCAAGACCGACCGCGGCGCCAACCTCTACGAATTCTGGGGCGACCGGCTGACCGCGTATTTCAACCGCCGCCTGGCCGCAGAAACCACCCCGGTCTTGGTCAACCTGGCGTCGCAAGAGTATTTCAAGGCGGTGCAGCGCAAGGCCATCAAGGCGCGGGTGATCGATTGCGTGTTCGAGAATGAAAAAGACGGCCAGTACAAGGTGATTGGCATCTACGCCAAGCGCGCGCGCGGCCTGATGGCGCGTTACGCGGCGCAGCACCGCATCACCCACCCGGGCGGGCTGGAAGGCTTCGACCTGGAAGGCTACGCACTGGCCCCCGCCGTTTCCACCCCCGAGCGCCTGGTCTTCCGGCGCAAGCAGTGACGCCATGAGCCAACAAATCACCCCCGAACTCCGCAGCTGGATCATTGCGCAGGCCCAGGCCGGGCACAGCGCCGAATCGGTGTTGCAATCCATGAAGGCCTCAGGCTGGGACGAAGACGTGGCCGTCGACGCGATGGAAACCACCCTGCGCGGCCACCTGGAGGCGCAGTCGGCCCAGCCCAACCTGCCGCCCGCTGTGCCGGTGCCCGAGCCCGATGTGGCCAACGCACCCTTGTACCTGGACGGTGGCGATCGCCAGGTGGCGGTGCTCAGCGTGATGGCGGCGCCCCGCATCGTCGTGTTCGGCGGCTTGCTCAGCGACGAAGAATGCGATGCGCTGATGGAAGCTGCCCGCCCGCGCCTGCGCCGCTCGCTCACCGTGGCGACCAAGACCGGCGGCGAAGAAATCAACGCTGATCGCACCAGCCAGGGCATGTTCTTCCAGCGCGGCGAGAGCGACTTGGTGCGCCGCATCGACGCGCGCATCGCCAAGCTGGTCAACTGGCCCGAGGTGAACGGCGAAGGCATCCAGGTGCTGCAGTACGTGCCCGGCACCGAATACAAGCCGCACTACGACTACTTCGACCCGGCCGAGCCCGGCACGCCCACCATCCTGCAACGCGGCGGCCAGCGCGTGGGCACAGTGGTCATGTACCTCAGCGAGCCCGATAACGGCGGCGGCACGGTCTTCCCCGACGTGCAGCTCACCGTGGCGCCCAAGCGTGGCAACGCGGTGTTCTTCAGCTACGACCGGGCCGACCCGTCCACTCGCACGCTGCACGGCGGCGCGCCGGTGACGGCGGGCGAGAAGTGGATCGCCACCAAATGGCTGCGCGAGCGCGAGTTCGTTTGAAACCGCACGCGCATCCCATTCTGAGTGAATTGGCCCTCTGGCGCAGGTGCCACCAGCGCTGGAAGCTATGAAAATTGAAGCAAACGGCCTTCAAATTGAGGTGGAAGACACCGGCGGCAGCGGCACGCCCGTGCTGTTGGTGATGGGCCTGGGCGGCCAGCTGATCCACTGGCCCGCCGCGCTGGTGCAATCGCTGGTGGATGCGGGCTACCGCGTGATCCGCTTCGACAACCGCGACAGCGGGCTGTCCACGCACTTCACGCAGCACGGCGCGCCCGCCATTCCCTGGATTGCGTTGCGCGCCTGGCTGGGCGCCAAGCCGCGGGCGCCGTACGCGCTTGCCGACATGGCGGCCGACGCCTTGGGCGTGCTCGATGCGCTGGGCGTGCAGCGCGCGCACATCGTGGGCCTCAGCATGGGCGCCATGATCGCGCAGCGCGTGGCGCTGGCCGCGCCGCAGCGGGCGATCAGCCTCAGCTCGGTGATGGGCAGCAGCCGGGCGCGTGGGCTGTC
This genomic interval from Ottowia oryzae contains the following:
- a CDS encoding glycerate kinase type-2 family protein; amino-acid sequence: MPLELSISEPAQFLRQLFDIAVRRAQPAMAMESHLPGLPTGRTLVLGAGKAAGAMAHGLEKAWPVDAPLSGVVVTRYGHVPPQHRNAAASRIEIVEAAHPVPDEAGEAAAQRMLALTAGLSQDDLVICLISGGGSSLLTLPAEGLTLADKQRINQQLLASGATIHEMNTLRKHLSRIKGGRLAAACHPARVVTLAISDVPGDDLAVIASGPTVPDASTCADALEVIHRYRIDVPSSVMRDLERGTLETPKPGSALFAGHSTHMIATPRQSLEAAADAARAAGLNACVLSDEIEGESRDIGRMHAALARAVANDQGAFQRPCVLLSGGETAVTLTRLPEGAKPGRGGRAGEFCLGLAEGLQAQAGVWGLAADTDGIDGVEDNAGALVTPDTVARGKAAGLSLADHIARHDAYAYFQAIGDLVVTGPTHTNVNDFRAVLIL
- a CDS encoding 3-hydroxybutyrate dehydrogenase, with protein sequence MLQGKTALVTGSTSGIGLGIAIELAKQGANIVMNGFGDVDGAKAQISAQGVKVEYHGADMSKPAEIEDMMNSATAAFGGVDVLVNNAGIQFVSNVEDFPTERWDAIIAINLSSAFHTTRLALPHMQRQKWGRIINIASVHGLVASAGKSAYVAAKHGLVGLTKTVALETAKTGVTCNAICPGWVLTPLVQKQIDDRAAREKISAEDATRELLQEKEPSLKFTTPEQLGGLAVFFCSPATDNVTGQSWASDGGWSAQ
- a CDS encoding pseudouridine synthase, encoding MLPILYQDAHLIAIDKPAGLLVHRTGLDAGETRFAVQLLRDQIGQPVWPVHRLDKGTSGVLLFALDADTASATSSLFASNGIRKRYLAMVRGWPPEAGRIDHPLKRMLDDARRTSSATEVQDAVTHFQRLSTYALPIPYGAFSQTRCALVALMPDTGRRHQLRRHCKHLSHPILGDATHGKGPLNRDVANWVGMQRLWLHAQSLQLPHPWRAEIIEIDAACGPEWQRWNAARVDGA
- the yaaA gene encoding peroxide stress protein YaaA; protein product: MLFVLSPAKALDYESPLPEAVPHTSPEFAKPAAELIDVLRAYSPQQVAQLMHLSDPLSALNVARYAAWRPRFTASNSRQAVLAFNGDVYGGLQARSLSPAELEWLQAHLCILSGLYGVLRPLDWMQPYRLEMGTALKTDRGANLYEFWGDRLTAYFNRRLAAETTPVLVNLASQEYFKAVQRKAIKARVIDCVFENEKDGQYKVIGIYAKRARGLMARYAAQHRITHPGGLEGFDLEGYALAPAVSTPERLVFRRKQ
- a CDS encoding 2OG-Fe(II) oxygenase is translated as MSQQITPELRSWIIAQAQAGHSAESVLQSMKASGWDEDVAVDAMETTLRGHLEAQSAQPNLPPAVPVPEPDVANAPLYLDGGDRQVAVLSVMAAPRIVVFGGLLSDEECDALMEAARPRLRRSLTVATKTGGEEINADRTSQGMFFQRGESDLVRRIDARIAKLVNWPEVNGEGIQVLQYVPGTEYKPHYDYFDPAEPGTPTILQRGGQRVGTVVMYLSEPDNGGGTVFPDVQLTVAPKRGNAVFFSYDRADPSTRTLHGGAPVTAGEKWIATKWLREREFV